The following coding sequences are from one Triticum dicoccoides isolate Atlit2015 ecotype Zavitan chromosome 4A, WEW_v2.0, whole genome shotgun sequence window:
- the LOC119283681 gene encoding probable histidine kinase 4: MELARSDFPATPRHARELLAPTLEPTTLGNRCAPASPFSPSVAPPRPHRLPPAAQRRRSTGSAPAASPRPARTGRLPLLNAATRGCFVGFPQLPSASSLEGTSSSWLSSASPLRPRSSAPLALRRRPPILSSDAAPPFLFCFPASVSSPQPVLLFCPKKAGEREHPAGLHLLPHRRTMVLVVGAGKLCINVRPPFKVMFIPEERRQIVLFAQECQFYAIEIINLPMDLRKTPPIACLNLCCSLIRQEIITYFYGSELQNYFTCILEDLKGKEEEEEEGEEGGWGWRARSKLSAALAVVWVVLVVTGVTALHRSLRHGALVKAEEGIVCMCEERARMLQDQFAVSVNHVHALAILVATFHYEKQPPALDQDTFADYTARTSFERPLLSGVAYAQRVMHADREAFERQQGWIIKTMKHEPSPPQDEYAPVIYSQETVSYIEGLDMMSGEEDRENILRSRATGKAVLTRPFRLMSNHLGVVLTFPVYLVDLPPDAKVEDRVAATAGYLGGAFDVESLVENLLRQLAGNQELVVNVYDVTNHSNPLVMYGSEVPLGAPSPSHTCMLDFGDPFRNHHMICRYRSEPHVPWSAITTPSGVFVILMLIGYIIYAAWNRYDSVTEDCRKMKALKKRAEAADVAKSQFLATVSHEIRTPMNGVLGMLDMLLDTELKSTQRDFAQTAQICGKALISLINEVLDRAKIEAGKLELESVPFDLRSILDEVVSLFSSKSREKGIELAVYVSERVPEILLGDPGRFRQIITNLVGNSIKFTERGHIFVQVHLADHSNLATEPKVESVANGINGHIDETSVVSTSVSHNTLSGFEAADSRNSWENFKALLSYDTNDMAYGSDSENVTLVVSVEDTGIGIPIHAQGRVFMPFMQADSSTSRNYGGTGIGLSISKCLVELMSGQINFVSRPNVGSTFTFTAVLQRCERNAINVSKSALLHPLPSSFQGLSTLLVDKRPVRATVTEYHLQRLGIASKSVHTIEQALSVLLGRNGTSLPRKQLSMLLVESDSWGLKMDVPLRTRFLEMKQNGCESVFPQVILLSLADSDKMKAEYGVDSVITKPLKASTLAACLFQSLGISITQANNEKKHHGPDSLYGLLLGKNILVVDDNKVNLRVAAGTLKKYGAKVECVESGKDALELLQVPHKFDLCLMDIQMPEMDGFEATRQIRAIEAKAHEQTDNADNSEAGSAAKKAQWHLPVLAMTADVIQATHEECTKYGMDGYVSKPFEEKQLFKAVQKFLGPSTSS; the protein is encoded by the exons ATGGAGCTAGCTAGATCGGACTTCCCGGCG ACTCCCCGCCACGCTCGGGAACTGCTCGCCCCCACGCTCGAGCCCACCACGCTCGGGAACCGCTGCGCCCCTGCCTCCCCATTCTCACCGTCGGTCGCCCCACCCCGCCCGCACCGGTTGCCTCCCGCCGCTCAGCGCCGCCGGTCGACAGGCTCCGCACCCGCCGCTAGCCCCCGCCCCGCCCGCACCGGCCGCCTCCCGCTGCTCAACGCCGCTACTCGAGGATGCTTTGTCGGCTTCCCGCAGTTGCCATCGGCATCAAGCTTGGAGGGAACGAGCTCCTCTTGGCTCTCATCTGCCTCGCCTTTGCGACCACGGTCCTCCGCTCCGCTCGCCCTCCGTCGCCGGCCGCCGATCCTCTCCTCGGACGCCGCCCCGCCGTTCCTCTTCTGCTTCCCCGCGAGTGTGAGCAGCCCCCAGCCGGTTCTCCTCTTCTGCCCCAAGAAGGCGGGAGAGCGTGAGCATCCCGCCGGCCTTCATCTGCTGCCCCACAGAAGGAC AATGGTTTTGGTTGTTGGTGCAGGGAAGCTTTGCATCAATGTTAGACCCCCATTCAAGGTCATGTTCATCCCGGAAGAGCGGAGGCAAATTGTGTTATTTGCACAAG AATGCCAATTTTATGCCATCGAGATCATCAACCTTCCGATGGATCTGAGAAAGACACCACCTATTGCTTGTCTgaacttgtgttgttcatt aaTCCGGCAAGAGATCATTACATACTTCTATGGTTCTGAGCTTCAGAATTATTTTACATGTATATTGGAGGACCTGAAG gggaaggaggaggaggaggaggagggggaggaggggggctgggGGTGGCGCGCGAGGTCGAAGCTGAGCGCGGCGCTGGCGGTGGTGtgggtggtgctggtggtgaccGGGGTGACGGCGCTGCACCGCAGCCTCCGCCACGGCGCGCTGGTCAAGGCCGAGGAGGGCATCGTGTGCATGTGCGAGGAGCGCGCGCGCATGCTGCAGGACCAGTTCGCCGTCTCCGTCAACCACGTCCACGCCCTCGCCATCCTCGTCGCCACCTTCCACTACGAGAAGCAGCCGCCCGCGCTCGACCAG GACACGTTCGCGGACTACACGGCGCGGACGTCCTTCGAGCGCCCGCTGCTGAGCGGGGTGGCGTACGCGCAGCGGGTGATGCACGCCGACCGGGAGGCCTTCGAGCGGCAGCAGGGCTGGATCATCAAGACCATGAAGCACGAGCCCTCCCCGCCGCAGGACGAGTACGCGCCGGTGATTTACTCCCAGGAGACCGTGTCCTACATCGAGGGGCTCGACATGATGTCCGGCGAG gaggaccggGAGAACATCTTGAGGTCGAGGGCGACAGGGAAGGCCGTGCTCACGAGGCCATTCAGGCTCATGTCGAATCACCTGGGCGTGGTGCTGACGTTCCCTGTCTACCTTGTCGACCTCCCCCCGGATGCCAAGGTGGAGGATCGTGTTGCTGCTACCGCCGG ATACCTTGGAGGCGCTTTCGATGTAGAGTCACTTGTGGAAAATTTGTTGCGGCAGCTAGCTGGCAATCAGGAGCTGGTGGTGAATGTTTATGATGTCACAAACCATTCAAACCCTCTTGTCATGTATGGGTCTGAAGTCCCTCTTGGTGCCCCCTCGCCCTCGCACACCTGCATGCTAGATTTTGGTGATCCATTCAGAAATCATCACATGATATGCAG ATACAGAAGCGAGCCCCATGTTCCATGGTCTGCTATTACTACCCCATCTGGTGTCTTCGTTATACTTATGCTTATCGGCTACATAATATATGCTGCGTGGAATCGCTATGATAGCGTTACGGAAGATTGCCGGAAAATGAAAGCACTGAAAAAACGGGCGGAAGCCGCTGATGTTGCTAAGTCTCAG TTCCTTGCAACTGTTTCTCATGAGATCAGGACACCCATGAACGGTGTGCTAG GAATGCTTGATATGCTATTAGACACAGAGCTGAAGTCAACCCAGAGAGATTTTGCGCAAACTGCCCAAATCTGCGGAAAGGCATTGATATCCCTAATTAATGAAGTGCTTGACAGGGCCAAAATTGAAGCTGGCAAGTTGGAGCTAGAGTCTGTACCGTTTGACCTTAGGTCCATCCTTGATGAAGTCGTCTCTCTATTTTCTTCGAAATCAAGAGAAAAGGGAATTGAG CTTGCGGTATATGTCTCTGAAAGAGTTCCTGAAATCCTGCTGGGCGATCCTGGAAGGTTCCGTCAGATAATTACAAACTTAGTTGGGAACTCAATTAAG TTCACGGAAAGGGGACACATTTTTGTGCAAGTTCACCTGGCAGACCACTCAAATCTAGCAACTGAACCAAAAGTTGAATCAGTTGCGAATGGCATCAATGGACATATAGACGAGACAAGTGTTGTATCCACAAGCGTGTCGCACAATACACTAAGTGGTTTTGAGGCTGCTGACAGCAGAAATAGCTGGGAAAACTTCAAGGCTTTGCTTTCTTATGACACAAATGATATGGCATATGGAAGTGATTCTGAGAATGTCACTCTTGTAGTAAGTGTGGAAGATACAGGGATAGGGATACCAATTCATGCCCAAGGCCGGGTCTTCATGCCTTTCATGCAAGCTGATAGTTCAACATCTAGAAACTATGGTGGGACTGGAATTGGATTGAGTATCAGCAAATGTCTTGTTGAACTAATGAGTGGTCAGATAAACTTTGTCAGTCGACCCAATGTTGGAAGCACATTTACATTCACAGCAGTTCTGCAAAGGTGTGAGAGAAATGCTATTAATGTCAGTAAGTCTGCTTTGTTGCATCCTCTGCCATCCAGTTTTCAAGGTCTATCCACACTGCTGGTTGATAAAAGACCAGTAAGAGCAACTGTAACTGAGTATCATTTGCAAAGACTTGGCATTGCCTCGAAATCTGTGCATACCATTGAACAAGCACTCAGTGTTTTGCTTGGGAGAAATGGCACTTCGCTACCCAG GAAACAACTTTCCATGTTATTAGTTGAGAGTGACTCATGGGGCTTAAAGATGGACGTCCCCTTGCGTACTAGATTTTTGGAGATGAAACAGAACGGGTGTGAATCGGTGTTCCCTCAAGTTATTCTCCTTTCATTGGCTGATTCAGACAAAATGAAAGCGGAATATGGCGTTGATTCTGTCATCACAAAGCCTCTGAAAGCAAGCACACTTGCAGCTTGTCTATTTCAATCGCTTGGTATCAGTATCACACAGGCAAACAATGAGAAGAAACATCATGGCCCGGACTCTCTTTATGGGTTGCTTCTTGGAAAGAACATCTTGGTGGTTGATGACAACAAGGTAAACCTTAGAGTTGCTGCTGGTACACTGAAGAAATATGGGGCAAAGGTGGAGTGTGTGGAGAGTGGAAAAGATGCTCTTGAGCTTCTGCAAGTCCCACACAAGTTTGATCTCTGTCTAATGGATATTCAGATGCCAGAGATGGATGG
- the LOC119289180 gene encoding probable ascorbate-specific transmembrane electron transporter 2 produces MAIGGIIGGHHRHSVVASRVAMFAHLLFLTTAVLMLVWLLRFRGGINIQSDDPEQIFNVHPFVMTWGFILLIGEAILVYTTIPMNHRAQKMVHMLVHLVAFVLGVFGIYAAFKFHNVAVVPDLVSLHSWIGIGAISLFALQWLIGFAVFWMPGTHEHTRAAAAPVHVAGGLVIFLLGVCAAQTGLVQKSASATPGTEARLINVTGLFIVFYGVTVAATVMLRIATRYQ; encoded by the exons ATGGCGATCGGCGGGATCATCGGCGGCCACCACCGGCACTCCGTGGTGGCGTCGCGCGTGGCCATGTTCGCCCACCTGCTCTTCCTCACCACCGCCGTGCTCATGCTCGTCTGGCTCCTGCGCTTCCGCGGCGGCATCAACATCCAGTCCGACGACCCCGAGCAGATCTTCAAC GTCCATCCCTTTGTGATGACATGGGGGTTCATTCTTCTCATCGGTGAAG CCATACTGGTGTACACGACGATCCCGATGAACCACCGGGCGCAGAAGATGGTGCACATGCTGGTGCACCTGGTGGCCTTCGTCCTCGGCGTCTTCGGCATCTACGCGGCCTTCAAGTTCCACAACGTGGCCGTGGTGCCGGACCTTGTGAGCCTCCACTCCTGGATCGGCATCGGCGCCATCTCCCTCTTCGCGCTGCAGTGGCTCATCGGCTTCGCCGTCTTCTGGATGCCCGGCACGCACGAGCACACGCGCGCCGCCGCGGCCCCCGTGCACGTCGCCGGCGGGCTCGTCATCTTCCTCCTCGGCGTCTGCGCCGCGCAGACGGGGCTCGTCCAGAAGAGCGCCAGCGCCACGCCCGGCACCGAGGCCAGGCTCATCAACGTCACCGGCCTCTTCATCGTCTTCTACGGGGTCACCGTCGCGGCCACCGTCATGCTGCGCATCGCCACGCGCTACCAGTAG
- the LOC119289181 gene encoding expansin-B18-like — translation MATTRVSLLLLLAVALAGSVAGASAFTCTSGPCYNGTAAFYGDADGAGNEAGVCGYGPAVAKPPFNAMVFAARDYSRTAVGCGRCFNITCRHPVCNPDGVTVTFADYCSGGPCVDNDVIEMSGHAFSAMALPGRESELRASPTVPVTYQLVDCRYSSSMAYLVDPTATSERFTVVLLYVPGDAYPGLLTVHFKDESSEDWVDADPCHPRRLARGEDLLRGLSRAHLRRVIETFSAVRVMYSLHFKI, via the exons ATGGCGACGACCCGCGTGAGCCTGCTCCTCCTGCTAGCAGTTGCGCTCGCCGGCTCTGTTGCCGGGGCATCGGCCTTCACCTGCACGTCGGGTCCTTGCTACAACGGCACGGCCGCTTTCTACGGCGACGCCGACGGCGCGGGGAATGAAG CTGGAGTATGCGGTTACGGGCCAGCGGTGGCCAAGCCGCCGTTCAACGCCATGGTTTTTGCAGCAAGAGATTACTCGCGGACCGCCGTGGGATGCGGCAGATGCTTCAACATAACCTGTCGACACCCCGTGTGCAATCCTGATGGAGTCACGGTAACGTTCGCCGACTACTGCAGCGGCGGACCGTGCGTCGACAACGACGTCATTGAGATGAGCGGCCACGCGTTTTCCGCGATGGCCCTGCCGGGCCGAGAATCCGAGCTGCGCGCGTCACCCACTGTTCCTGTAACTTACCAACT AGTTGACTGCCGCTACTCATCCAGCATGGCCTACCTCGTCGACCCGACCGCGACATCGGAGCGCTTCACTGTCGTACTCCTGTATGTGCCAGGGGATGCCTACCCCGGCCTGCTGACTGTTCACTTCAAAGATGAGTCGAGCGAGGACTGGGTGGATGCTGATCCATGTCATCCCCGTCGGCTGGCACGGGGGGAAGACCTACTACGCGGCCTGAGCAGAGCTCACCTTAGACGGGTAATAGAAACGTTCAGTGCGGTCCGagtgatgtactccctccatttcaaaatatag